One Zeugodacus cucurbitae isolate PBARC_wt_2022May chromosome 3, idZeuCucr1.2, whole genome shotgun sequence genomic region harbors:
- the LOC105212086 gene encoding uncharacterized protein LOC105212086, with translation MSGFKARTDTSALDSVEPMDVDEECEDVAEENEDKEFEKLLWSIDDDTLFHPLGLTNHGTDAGKTVFVTWNEEYLLNFVFKRSKRSKKISLTKVRLPMPNGEIVNDMFILEMNALLLMRSGNVYYFSSVKSMHAVDWLNDAGGGVRCMALAPPIGFSCIRYVAAEKALMLEMYQDVPDIGRNAPALLLRCDVTFDDTNLFNCAWEDERYTLVTQQVTADNLNFLHCLLMAEVELEVGQWLHIFTVSSNVFALIAATNERNAVDNDNNTSGDYHIQLLCTYATNVDSVQLDCAERRCLIFLQCGTIDIWYYSQLICGLRRIQHYTGSQYRHQVYAASTRCFYFTDEEQVAQLHFSYDEQTDSCRVQEHYKVIPGMVACTWVETQRQLICLSCNNIFYKISFERTASASRSDLCASFSDAVTTEYENFQRLYELTPARLKRLLARAELVDELTQMPLQMHAAVEQECVKQQLLGVASNRHLYRYLAKARLVYSVQLPTAMQQDVIVMYANNNYQLHHDSYVALIYMQISRNDVLHDGDSLWHLYIDVDCSDSYMLHIPNTLLKQQLCIVIPLKRTENQLLAEIVLKLYTLVCLESDFVAVSLPIDLEINAATYAELFTSYKRCVTICNNYDIQKLIANFLNQKQKKEIKTTEELSTPQEAHMLKHTLHLPATCPFSAVAKCLHVQKREAQSFECYFMSTAIKITHMPEGNYIILESADAVALCYLKLHLLNSMPELLEKCNEAAAKDRQQTLNQLQCDLTRCTNALLQAPSLDESTASQDSDTVSHAMQLQQLKNIYSKLRQDFHKLYS, from the exons atgaGTGGATTTAAAGCACGAACAGACACTTCTGCCTTGGATTCTGTCGAACCAATGGATGTAGATGAAGAGTGTGAAGATGTTGCTGAGGAGAATGAAGATAAAGAATTTGAAAAACTGCTTTGGTCCATTGATGATGACACACTCTTCCACCCGCTCGGCTTAACAAATCATGGCACCGATGCTGGGAAAACAGTGTTTGTAACGTGGAATGAAGAATACCTGTTGAATTTCGTGTTTAAACGTTCAAAGCGCTCTAAAAAAATCAGTTTGACCAAAGTACGTTTGCCAATGCCAAATGGAGAAATTGTTAACGATATGTTCATACTTGAAATGAACGCTTTGCTGCTTATGCGAAGTGGCAATGTGTACTATTTCAGTTCAGTTAAATCCATGCATGCAGTTGACTGGCTCAATGATGCCGGCGGTGGTGTACGATGTATGGCTTTGGCGCCACCAATAGGATTCAGTTGCATACGCTACGTAGCGGCAGAGAAGGCGCTCATGTTAGAGATGTATCAAGATGTTCCGGACATAGGACGCAATGCACCTGCATTATTGCTGCGTTGTGACGTGACATTTGATGATACCAATCTTTTCAACTGTGCGTGGGAAGATGAGCGTTATACATTAGTAACGCAACAAGTTACGGCGGATAATTTGAATTTCCTCCATTGTTTACTTATGGCAGAAGTAGAGCTAGAAGTTGGACAATGGCTGCACATATTTACGGTATCCAGTAACGTATTTGCATTGATTGCAG CCACAAATGAACGCAACGCTGTTGATAATGACAATAACACAAGTGGTGATTATCACATACAACTGCTCTGTACGTACGCTACAAATGTTGACTCTGTACAATTAGACTGTGCTGAGCGACGCTGTCTGATTTTTCTGCAATGTGGTACCATTGATATCTGGTATTACTCGCAGTTGATCTGTGGCTTACGACGCATCCAACATTACACTGGTTCCCAATATAGGCACCAAGTGTATGCAGCCAGCACACGCTGTTTTTACTTTACAGACGAAGAACAGGTGGCTCAACTGCATTTCAGTTATGATGAGCAAACGGATAGTTGTCGTGTGCAAGAGCACTATAAAGTCATACCTGGCATGGTGGCATGCACTTGGGTAGAGACTCAGCGTCAGTTGATTTGTCTAAGTTGCAATAAtatcttttataaaatttcatttgaaagaaCAGCCAGCGCCAGTAGATCCGATTTGTGCGCCAGTTTTTCGGATGCAGTAACTACGGAATATGAGAATTTCCAAAGACTCTACGAGTTGACACCAGCGCGATTGAAGCGTCTGCTCGCACGTGCAGAATTAGTCGACGAACTAACACAAATGCCGTTGCAAATGCATGCGGCGGTCGAGCAAGAGTGTGTAAAGCAACAGCTGCTGGGTGTGGCCTCAAATCGTCACCTATATCGGTATCTGGCGAAAGCGAGACTAGTTTACAGTGTACAATTGCCTACAGCAATGCAGCAAGACGTGATCGTAATGTATGCAAATAATAATTACCAACTACATCATGACAGTTATGTCGCGcttatatatatgcaaatcaGCAGGAACGACGTCTTGCATGACGGTGACAGCCTTTGGCACCTATACATAGATGTTGACTGTAGCGACAGCTATATGCTGCATATACCCAATACGCTGCTTAAGCAGCAATTATGCATTGTAATACCCTTGAAACGCACTGAAAATCAATTGTTAGCCGAAATCGTGTTAAAGCTTTACACGCTTGTATGCTTGGAGAGCGATTTTGTGGCAGTGTCATTGCCCATTGATTTGGAAATAAATGCCGCTACTTATGCTGAGCTCTTCACTAGCTACAAGCGTTGTGTGACAATTTGTAATAACTatgatatacaaaaattaatagccAATTTCCTAAATCAAAAGcagaagaaagaaataaaaacgacGGAAGAGTTGTCCACTCCACAAGAAGCGCATATGTTGAAACATACCCTGCATCTACCCGCCACTTGTCCCTTCAGCGCTGTTGCCAAGTGCCTGCATGTGCAAAAGAGGGAAGCACAAAGCTTTGAGTGCTATTTTATGTCAACAGCCATCAAAATTACGCACATGCCCGAAGggaattatattattttggaaAGTGCGGATGCGGTAGCTTTATGTTATCTAAAACTACATTTGCTAAATAGCATGCCAGAGTTATTAGAAAAGTGCAATGAAGCGGCGGCTAAAGACAGACAACAAACGCTGAac caACTACAATGCGATTTAACACGCTGCACAAACGCACTGCTGCAAGCGCCCTCATTGGATGAGAGCACTGCAAGTCAGGATAGCGACACCGTTTCACATGCCATGCAGCTGCAgcagctgaaaaatatttattccaaaTTACGTCAAGATTTTCACAAGTTGTACAGCTGA